The Blautia obeum ATCC 29174 region CAACATTGAAAAAACAATCGAAAACAGACACCTGGAAGACCAGATTCTGGAGGTTCGCGTTCCGCTGCAGGAAGTTGTGGAAATGCGTAACGGTGCTGCCAAGCAGGTCCAGAAAAAGATGTTTCCTGGTTATGTGCTTCTCAACATGGTCATGAATGATGATACCTGGTATGTTGTCCGCAACACCAGAGGTGTTACCGGATTCGTAGGACCGGGATCCAAACCGGTTCCGCTTACGGAAGAAGAAATGCTCCCGTTAGGAATCAAGAATGATGACATTCAGGTAGACTTTGCAGAGGGTGATATGGTTGTTGTAACAGCTGGAGCATGGAAAGATACTGCAGGTGTTATTACTGCAATCAGCACTCAGAAGCAGACGGTTACTATCAATGTTGAATTGTTTGGCCGCGAAACGCCGGTAGAAATAAGTTTCGCAGATATTAAGAAGGCGTAACACATTCAAGTGGGAGGGAAGAACCCCCGCCAATACCACATAGGAGGTGCCGAAAAATGGCAAAAAAAGTAACAGGTTATATTAAATTACAGATTCCTGCTGGTAAAGCAACTCCAGCACCACCGGTTGGTCCGGCTCTTGGACAGCACGGTGTAAACATTGTACAGTTCACAAAAGAGTTTAATGCAAGAACAGCAGATCAGGGAGATCTTATCATTCCTGTAGTTATCACTGTTTATGCAGACAGAAGTTTCAGCTTCATAACCAAAACTCCGCCGGCAGCTGTTCTTCTTAAGAAAGCAGCTAACATCAAATCAGGTTCCGGCGTACCGAACAAAACAAAGGTTGCAAAAGTAACAAAAGCTCAGATTCAGGAAATCGCTGAACTGAAAATGAAAGACCTGAATGCAGCATCCCTTGAAGCAGCTATGAGCATGATCTCTGGTACTGCTAGAAGTATGGGAATCGAAGTCGTAGACTGAGAAAAAATTAATTGAAGTGAGTGGGAGGGAAATTCCCGCAATTACCACAGGAGGTTATAGAAATGAAACGAGGAAAGAAATACGTGGAAGCTGCTAAAGCAGTAGACCGCGCAACATTATATGATACCGCTGAGGCTATCAGCCTTGTAAAGAAATCCGCAGTTGCTAAATTTGACGAAACTATCGAAGTTCACATCCGTACAGGCTGCGATGGACGTCATGCAGATCAGCAGATCCGTGGTGCAGTAGTTCTGCCTCATGGAACTGGTAAAAAAGTTCGTGTTCTTGTATTCGCAAAAGACGCTAAAGCTGAAGAAGCTAAAGCAGCTGGAGCTGATTACGTAGGAGCAGAAGATCTCATCCCGAGAATTCAGAACGAAGGATGGCTGGATTTCGACGTTGTTGTTGCTACACCAGACATGATGGGTGTTGTAGGACGTCTTGGTCGTGTACTTGGACCAAAAGGTCTTATGCCAAACCCGAAAGCTGGAACAGTAACTATGGACGTTACAAAAGCGATCAATGATATCAAAGCAGGTAAGATTGAATACCGTCTTGACAAAACCAATATCATCCATGTTCCGATCGGTAAAGCTTCCTTTACTGAGGAACAGTTAAGCGACAACTTCCAGACGCTGATTGAGGCGATCGTTAAAGCTAGACCAAGCACACTGAAAGGACAGTACATGAAGAGTATCGTTCTTACACCTACTATGGGACCTGGTGTGAAGGTTAACCCGGCTAAATTCGCCTAAATAAATGACAAAAGGACATCCTTTAAAAGGGTGTCTTTTTTATTTCCCTAATTTTGCCGGGTACTGCCCGGGGTCCCGCTATTTGGCAAATGGGAAAAAAATCCGAGGGGGAACTCGCTCACAGTTGCGAAGGCCGCTGTTCCCCCTCGGACTCCCCCTTGTCGGCCACGCTGAAAAACAAAAAGGCTGAGTTTGCTGGGGAAGAAATGGATAATAGAGATATAATATGGTGGATACTTTTTAGGAATGGTTGCGATGTGGTGGAGCGACAATTTATTTCAAGGGTTGGTGAGTGAGTTTGTGGAGTATGTTGGAGGCGGGGTGGGTGTATCCGGGAGGGGGAAGCCTGAAGAGGTTCGTGAAAGTACTTAGGCTCTGGGATTTTGTGTTGAGCATAAAAATGGCACTGTTTGAGCGAAGCGAGTTTGACATTTTTATGATCGCTTTTAGCAAAATATCAGAGTCTTAGTACTTTAGAACCGATGAATTTTCCCACTCCGGATACACCCACCCCCGCCCTTGCATCTCCAATCATACCCATCACAGGGTTCCCTTTTTTTCTTAATAAAACATTAAAGTTTTTTACAGGATTTTGTGGTAATATGATACAATAATAAGAAACTTCAATAGAAAAGAAGGGGCGGTATGGCTGATAAGAAACGTAGAAATACTCCAAATACAGGAAATAAAAGAAATAACGGTCGAAGAAAAAAGAAGGGCAGGCTCAAGGGTCTGATTGCTGCAGAACTGATCGTAGTTGTCGTTCTTGTAATGATCGTGGGGCATAATCTGGGACTGGGAACAGGAATCACCAACTTCGTAAACAGTATCCGTAAACCTGCAGTCGAGGAACTGGATATCACAGGGATCAACAGCCCTTATGCGGTGCTCATGAATGCAAAGAGTGGTAAAGTCATCGGTGATATCAATGGTGAAGAACAGATGTATCCGGCTTCTATGACAAAGATCATGACTACAATCCTTGCGATTGAAAATCTCAAGGATTTGAATCAGGAGATTACGATTACAAACGATATGGTAGCGGATCTTTATGTGCAGGATGCAATGCAGGCTGGATTTCAGCCGAATGAGACAGTGAAGGCAATTGATCTTCTCTACGGAGTCATGCTTCCGTCCGGTGCAGAGTGCTGCGTAGCATTGGCAGACACCGTTGCGGGTTCGGTGAGTGATTTTGTAACTCTTATGAATGAAAAAGCAGAGAAGCTTGGAATGACAGGTACTCATTTCAGTTCCATTTCAGGACTGCACAGGGAAGATCATTACAGCACAGCAAAAGACATTGCGCTGTTGCTTCGTTATGCGATAAAAAATGACACTTTCCGTGAGATCATTGAAAGTCCATATCATTCTACATCAGGAACAAATATTCATCCGGATGGAATCACATTTTACAGTACGATGTTTAAGAATTTGTCGGATACTTCTGTGATCGATGGAGAGATCAAAGGAGGCAAGACCGGATACACGAGTCAGGCAGGTCATTGCCTCGCAAGTTTTGCAGAAATTGATGGAGTAGAATACATTCTTGTAACAGCTGGTGCACCGGGCACGGGTAATCCGCATATTGATGATGCAGTAAAATTGTATAACCGGCTGGGTGAGTCATCCTCTGTATTGTATGGAAGATAATGTGCGGCAGGAGATACGAAGTTTTGGACGAAATTAAGAAAGTTTCTGAAACAGTTCAAGTGCAAGTTCTTTGAATTCTTTTTCTACAGAACTGAAAGTGCGCTCAGACAGGTCGGGAGTAGAAGACAGGGGGATGATCTCCCTGTCTTTTTCACCTTTCATAAGAGTTTTTAATTCCAGTTCCAGGATTTCATTATCAATCTGTTTCCATTTTTGATTCTCTTCATCAGTTAGGTCATCAAGATGAAATTTTTCCCAGATCGCATCCATGATCATAGATTCGATTTCCAGGTAGTTCTGCAGATGGACTTTAACCGGGCGGATGACATCGGAAATGTAACATTCACTTGCATCGTGCAGAAGACAGGCAAGAGCCATTCGGTCAGACCATCCACGTGCCAGAGCTTCATGAGCACAGTTAATGGAATGCTGGCCTACAGAATAAAACCACCGGATCTGCCCGCCACCGCGGCAGACAAGACTTAAAGCATGTGCAATATCTTCCAGATAAACATCTTCCGGGGCGATCTTCATGGGATCAAATTTTCGCCCACTGTATGTATTCATTACGCTCATAAATGACACTTCCTTTTTATTGTTTGAGAGACTGTTTCATATATATATATATATTTAGTATACGCACTTTTTCTATAATATGAAAGAACATTTGGGAAAATGTTTGGCATTGCAACAGACTTTCAACCATTTTATTAGTGACAGACAGAAAAAATCCCCCTAAAACATTGATATATCCAAGGTACTGATAGCATATCATGTTTTAAAGGGGATTTTGCTCTATTATGTGATAAATGAAAAGATGTAGTTTCAGAATAAAGTTTCTTCGTTTTCATCAAACAGTTTGTCGTTGATCTCAAAAAGATCAAGTTTGTGCAGAAGTCCGTAATATATAATTGCATCACGTTTCAGCTTGGGATATAATTGGGCTTTTCCGCAACGTCTCAATAATTCCTGGGTTTCTTCTACGCTTGCATTCAGACCGTAACACAGACACAGCAGACGGTTTCGGGAAGGATTCCGGCGACCGGCAAAAATCTGGTGCAGATAGATTTCGCTCATGCCTGCCTGTTTGGCGAGAGCTGCTTTTGAGATATTTTTCTTTTCAAACAGATGGTTTAATAATTCTGCTACATTTTTATTTACAAACTGTTCCTGGTTTTGTGACAGAAACTGAGTCAGATCTGGTGAATCCATAAGTTCCTGCTGTAAACCATCTGTATTTTTCTTTTTCATAATCCGCGCCTTTACTCATCGTTATTTTTGAACAATATATTGCTATTCGTGCTGCTTTACGAATAGTATTAATAGTAATACAAATATTCTATTTGTTATATTACTTGCTGAATAATTACTAATAAGTTATAATATTTTAAATAGTATACATAAATTAAAATATACTATAAACAGTTCTGAAAAACAATATGCAGACCGCATAGTAAAAAGGAATATCAGTTACAACAGTAACGAGTAAGGATGAGAAATATGAATATTTACGACAGTCTTTTGGGTGCAGTTCATAGCGAATATGATGTGCTCATGCTGATCAAAAAAAGTGAACGGGGCGAGGTCTCACTTGTACGTCACAGAGACAGCGGCACCCGTTATATTTTCCGGCATTTTTATGGAAACAGTGAAGTTTATCAGAAACTTCTGAATGTTTCCTGTCCAAATCTGCCGCAAATAATGGAAGTCGGAGAAAAAGATGGAAAGACAGCTCTGCTGGAAGAATATGTGCAGGGCGATACGCTTAGCGAGATCCTAGAAGGCGGTCTTCTGACAATTGCGGAGTCGAAACAGATTGCAAGACAGCTTTGTTCTGCATTGTGGGTATTTCATTCTATGGGTGTGGTGCACAGAGATGTGAAGCCGGATAATGTTATTATACGTGGAAAAGAAGCTGTTCTGATCGATTTTGATGCATCAAGAATATATAAAAGCACAATTCAGGAAGATACGCAGATTCTGGGAACAACTGGATTTGCAGCACCGGAGCAGTATGGCCTTTCGCAGTCGGATGGACGGGCAGATATCTATGCGCTTGGTGTTTTACTTAATATTATGCTGACCGGCGAACATCCTTCCAGGAAACTTGCAGGTGGCAGAATGGGAAGAATTGTTCAACGCTGTACAATGGTTAATCCATCAAAAAGATACAAGAATATTCTTCATCTGCTGGAGGTTCTGTAGCAAATTTTCTATAAAAATAGAGAAGAAAACAAAAAGAGATAAAGGGGAAAGTCAATGAGTAAAAAGTGTATAAAATGTGGGGAGATACTGCCGGATGACGCGTCTTTCTGCCCGCACTGTACAACAGTTCAGACAGAAAAGAAAGAGATAAAGACGCCAAGAAAGTGGAGAAAGAAAGCAGTGATAGGAGTGGCAGTTCTGGCCGTAGCTGCGGTTATCGGAATCGCTTTTTCTATCTATCACAGACCAAAAACATATGAAGGCGGTGCTCAGATCACTTATACGGATAAGGGAAAATCATACAAAGTTCTGCTGAGTTTTTCTGAGGAAGGCGGTATGACTGGACATGCCCAGGGTGAGCGCACAGATACGCTGTCGGAAGGCATGAACAGTGCACTTCCATGTCAGCTGTATGTATTAAACAAAGATACAGGAGAACTGGCTGGAGAAGATTTTTCCAAAGAGGTAGAGTCCTGTAAAGTAGATACAAAGCCATCAGAGGGATCGCAGAAAATGGAATATGTAGAACCGGTATACAATGAAAGCTTCCCAAATGCAGCGTATGTTTCTGATATCAATTATGTATCTGACAGTGGAACGAATGATATCCAGTGGACACTTACCATGAAGAATGGAGATACAATTTTTCTCAGTACGAGACTTACGATTGAAAAACAGCCGGCAGTCAGCTATTATCCGGAAGATACACCGATGGAGACCACCGAAGAGTTGAATGCCCTGCTTGCTTCCATTGAAGAAGAGGTACCCTCAGATACTCCGGTATATCTGCATCTTCCGGCAGTGACCTATGACGGAGATATCACTTTTGGCGATCATGTCTGGGGCATTTCAGGAAGCAAAGACGGTGATGCGGTGACTACTTTTACCGGAACTGTCAGTATAAAGGGACATGATGGCAACTATGCAGATCTGTCGGGGATTAATTTTGAAGGTGAGGGTGGAATCGGACTGGATGCGTATTGTCTGGTGCTTCTTACCGATTGCAACTTCACGGGTTGGGATACGGCTGCTGTTGCACAGAATGGTGCATGGGTTAATGCAATGGAATGTACGTTCGCGAATAATACGGTTGGTTTGAAATTTAATACCTCTATGGCTTACGGTACTGCGCCAAACTATGTGAATAATACATTTACGGATAATGGAACTGCTGTCTGCATTGACAGTCTGCCGGGAAATGAGGTTATTGATTTTGCCGGAAGCGTGTTCTCGGGAAATGATGCGGATATTGAGAATAAAGCAGATCATGCAGTAGATACAGCGAAAGCGACATTTGAATAAAGAACAGTCTGAAAGCTTCTGCGATATAATTTGCAGGAGCTTTTTTGTAAATAAAAACATAAACTATGCTGCGAGGTAATGGGTTTTGTTTCTTTTTCATTTTATAATAATTTATCAGTCTGTTTGCAGACAATAAAAAAGAAGGGAATGGGGTTTATATGAAAAGAAACAAAATCGCAATGCTTCTGGCAATGGCGCTTACTGTTACACAGAGTGTAGTTGTACCGGTAGCAGCGGAAGAACTCACAGCAGATGTTGAGCAGGAAGTGGAAATGAGCCAGGATGATGCTGATGCAGAAGCAGCAGTAGAATCAGAAGGGGCTGCTTCAGAGGATGCAGAAGTAAATATTCAGGAGGATGAGTTTTCCGTAGGAGACGGTGAGGATGCAGAAATCCAGGAAGAAGCGGAAGAAACGCAGAATGTGGATTTTACAGCCGGAGATGAAAGCATAGAGGCTGTAGGGGAAGAAGAATCCAAATATAGTCTGATGTATGATTTTATGGACGGGCATACAGGAAATGGTACTATGCTTCCAAACAGCCAGATGACGATTTCAACCAGCGTGTATCATTCTGATGAAGATGGCGATGAGACAATTTCAGAAGCATACAAATTAGAACTTAAACCAATGGAAGATGATTGGGACTATACCGGAAAGGTAGATGTCTCTGTAGATGATAATAATATTGTTATAAATTCTCATGGGGTAACAGGAGCTTTTGGTATTTATGTGACAGTCAGCTCAGATGCTTTTAAAACATTTACCAGTAAAGTTTATTTTGAAATCAGTGAATATGTGATCATGCCGGAAAATGCCACGGATGCAGATGGAAATGTACTTAATCCTAAGGTGGGAGAACAGATTGATATTGCCAAAGATATGCAACCACAGCTTTTCCGTTATGAAAAAGATACGAAGAAGCTTAGTCCTGTAACAGGAGATAATTATAAGATTATTATTTATAGAGGGACAGATGAGGAAACAGGTGAACCTGATAATGACTACGATACAGAAGGATGGGAATGGATTGAAGTTTCCGGGCAGGAACTTCCGATATTGGAGAGAATAACGGAAAACGGTACCAGCTTTGCTCTGACAGCTCTGGAGAAAGATGAAGACGGAAGATGGAATTATATCGCAAGACGTGATTATCAGGTAGATTCTTTACATGATGATGGAGATGACGGGGATGATGGAGATAACGGAGACCATGGTAATAACACACCGATGCTGGGACCGGATGTTCTTACAGATGCAAATGGAAATAAACTGAATCCGCAGGTTGGAGAAGTAATTGATTATGCGAAGAAGGGCGTTGCTCTGTATCATTATGTAAATGGAAATTTAACAGGTGTTGGAGATCCAGAGACATTAAAAATTGAAACGGTGTATGATGAAAATGACTGGAGCGTACAGTATACGGAAGGCTGGGATGTTCCGACCATGACCCGAAAGACAAAAGATGCTACATGGATCTTTTTTAAGGCATGGGAGAAAAAACTGGAGACAGGAAGATGGGAAATAATTGATACAAAGAGATATGAATTTGATGCCACAGATAAAGTACACAGCCACAGCTGGGTGACTAAAAATGTTGTAAAAGAAGCTACCTGTACAGAAGCAGGAAGTAAGGTTGAAAATTGTGCTTCCTGTGATGCAGTGCAGACTGTGTCAATCCCTGTAAAAGGCCATACTGTAATGAAAGATGCAGCAGTAGCTCCGACTGTATTTGCAGACGGAAAGACCGAAGGAAGTCATTGTTCTGTATGTGGTACAGTCCTTGAGAAGCAGAATACAATAGCAAAAGTTCCAGGTACCATTTATCTGACAGCTTCTTCATTGAAAATGAAAACAGGTCAGTCCACAACTGCATTCAAAGCAACGGGATTTTCAGAAGGAGACTATGTTACAGCAGTTACTTCAAATAAACCGAGAACTGTAAAAGTAACAAATGTAAACAAAAATGGAACATTCAAGCTGACTGCCGGCAAGAAGAAGGGAAGTGCTGTAGTCACTGTTACTCTTGCAAGCAAAAAGACAGCAAGCTTCAAGGTAACTGTTCAGAAGGCAGCAGTAAAAACCACTAAGATTACAACAACAACGAAATCACTGACACTTGCAAAAGGAGCTACCTACAAGAAATTGGCTTCTTCTATTGCAGTTACACCAGTAACAAGCAAAGAGAAAGTTACATATTCTTCTTCAAATAAGAAGGTAGCTACCGTCAGCTCCAAAGGTGTGATCAAAGCGAAAAAAGCCGGCACAGCAAAGATCACTGTCAAATCAGGAAGTAAGAAAGTTGTTGTAACTGTAAAGGTTACCGGCGTAAAAACAACAAATCTTTCCGGTGTTCCGGCAGCAAAAAGTGTTTCCAAGGGAAAATCTTTCAAGATTAAAGCCATAGCAACACCAAAGAACACAGATGAAAAAATTACTTTTAAATCATCTAACAAAAAAGTTGTAACTGTAACATCTAAGGGTGTAGTGAAAGGCCTGAAAAAGGGAACAGCAACGATCACAGTTCAGAGTGGTTCTAAGAAAATGACATGCAAAGTGACTGTGAAATAATAAAATGAAGGTTACTGTTCGCAGCAACAAATAAAGTGTAAGAGGCGATCTCCGTGAGCAATTGCGGAGATCGTTTTTGTTTGAAATGCGAGATTTCTGCCAGGTACCAGAGGCTTTTGCCTGAGTATGAAAAAGATTATTTATAGACGATACTGCTTAAAAAGTGTTATAATAAAACAACTTAAAATACAAAAAGGGGACTGAGCAGATAGATGGAACCTGAGAAACTGATAGAAACATTAGCTGTGGCGGAGCGTCTGAAAGATGCCACCAGGCACTGTTATACATCCAGAGGCCGCAGGGAAAGTGTGGCGGAGCATTCCTGGAGAATTACGTTGATGGCATATCTTGTCAGTGATGAGTTTCCGGAAGCAAATCTGGAAAAATTAATGAAAATGTGCTTGATCCATGACCTTGGAGAGGCATTTACCGGGGACATACCAACCTTTGAAAAGTCAGAAAAAGATGAAGAAAAAGAAGCATCACTTTTAAACGAATGGATGATGCAGCTGCCGGAACCTTTTGTCAGTGAAATGCAGGAGCTTTACAGAGAAATGGAAGAGCGGAAGACGCTGGAAGCCAGAATCTATAAGGCACTGGATAATCTGGAAGCTCTGATCCAGCATAATGAGTCGGATATCAGTACATGGATTCCGCTGGAATATGATCTGCAGATGACTTACGGAAATGATAAAGTGCAGTTTTCGGAGTATCTGACACGTCTCCGTGATGAAGTGCGGAATGACAGTAAGAAAAAGATTGCGGAGAGTATAAAAAAATCTGATTAAAAAAGATCCCCGGGGCATATGCCCTGGGGATCAGCTGTTTCATATAAAATTTAAAATTTTATTCTCCGAAATATCTCTTAAGCAGTCCAGCGAATGCTTTTCCGTGTCTTGCTTCGTCTCTTGCCATTTCATGAACTGTGTCATGGATTGCATCGAGGTTAGCAGCTTTTGCACGTTTAGCAAGATCGAATTTACCAGCTGTAGCGCCGTTCTCAGCTTCTACACGCATTTCGAGGTTTTTCTTTGTGCTGTCAGTAACAACTTCGCCGAGAAGTTCTGCGAATTTAGCAGCATGTTCTGCTTCTTCGTAAGCAGCTTTTTCCCAGTAAAGACCGATTTCCGGATAACCTTCTCTGTGAGCAACTCTTGCCATTGCAAGGTACATACCAACTTCGGAGCATTCACCCTGGAAGTTTGCTCTCAGATCTTCAAGAATGTCTTCGCTGACACCCTGAGCTACACCAACAACATGTTCAGCAGCCCATGTCAGGTTCTCGTCCTGTTTTGTGAATTTGGAAGCAGGTGCTTTACATACTGGACAGACTTCCGGAGCCTCGTCACCTTCATGAACGTATCCACATACACTACATACCCATTTAGCCATAATCGTAATCTCCTTTTCTTAATTAAGTTAGTTTTGTTTAATAATAGTAATTATTCTCAATAACTGTAGCTTCAATCTATCATATCAAATAGTTAAAGTCAAGCAAATATCAAAAAATACATCATTTGTTCACACATTTCGGACATATTCCGAAAAAGCGTATATCACAATCTGAAATCTTACCAGGAAAGTTTTTGACAGCTTTTTCTGCAAGGCTGTTTAAATCCTCGGTTTCCAGATCAAGAACCTGTCCGCATTCCTTACACATGAAGTGGCAGTGTGGAGTAACGCATCCATCAAAATGGTCAGCACCTCCAAAATTGGACAGCTTCTGAATCTCTCCGATCTCAGATAAGAGAGAAAGGTTGCGATATACAGTTCCCAGACTGATGTTGGGATATATTTTCTTTATATTTTCATAAACAACATCTGCGGTAGGATGGTCTTTGCGGGTCATAAGGAAGTCCTTGATGGCTTCTCGCTGACGGCTGTATTTTAAGGTTGCCATATATCGTTTCCTTTCTACAATTTATTAACCGAAATATCTCTTAAGCAGACCTGCAAATGCTTTGCCGTGTCTTGCCTCGTCTCTTGCCATCTCATGAACAGTATCATGGATTGCGTCAAGATTGGCAGCTTTGGCACGTTTTGCAAGGTCAAATTTACCAGCGGTAGCACCATTTTCAGCTTCTACACGCATTTCAAGGTTTTTCTTTGTGCTGTCAGTAACAACTTCGCCAAGAAGTTCAGCGAATTTAGCAGCATGTTCTGCTTCTTCGTAAGCAGCTTTTTCCCAGTAAAGACCGATTTCCGGATAACCTTCTCTGTGGGCAACTCTTGCCATTGCAAGGTACATACCAACTTCGGAGCATTCACCCTGGAAGTTTGCTCTCAGATCTTCAAGAATGTCTTCGCTGACACCCTGAGCTACACCAACAACATGTTCAGCAGCCCATGTCAGGTTCTCATCCTGTTTTGTGAATTTGGAAGCAGGTGCTTTACATACTGGACAGACTTCCGGAGCCTCGTCACCTTCATGAACATAACCACATACATTACATACCCATTTTGCCATAATCTTAATCTCCTTTACATAATTGAAAATTGTTTTATTTAATAATAGTAATCGTTATTGCTTCTTGCTGTGACTATACTGTACCATAATGGTCCAGCTTTGTCAACAGAGAAATTATACTTTTTTGAAGAGTTTTTATATATTATTTGCTATAATAGGATACCAATGGACAACTTCGTTTAATATCATAAGAAAATCTTAATATTTTACCTCATGGATATTAATTCTTAACAGGTATAGTAAAAGCATGAAAAACAGGAGGCAGGGGAAATGGCAGAGATACTGGTATGCGATGACGACAAGGAAATCGTAGAGGCAATAGAGATTTATCTGACGCAGGAGGGACATCATATCCTGAAAGCATATGACGGTGAACAGGCAATAAGAGTTTTGCAGAATCATCCGGTGGATCTTCTGATCATTGATGTGATGATGCCGAAGCTGGATGGAATACGGGCAACATTGAAGATCCGTGAAAAAAACGCTCTTCCTATTATAATTTTATCTGCAAAATCAGAAGATGCGGACAAAATTCTTGGGTTGAATGTCGGGGCAGATGATTATGTGACAAAGCCTTTTAATCCGTTGGAACTGGTGGCTAGGGTGAAATCTCAGCTCCGCAGATATACACAGCTGGGGGCAATGACCGAGAAAAAAGAGAATATTTACGAAACGGGCGGACTTATGATCGATGATGACCGTAAAGAAGTTACTGTTGATGGAGAAAGTGTGAAGCTGACTCCGATTGAATATCGTATTCTCCTTTTTCTTGTGCAAAATCAGGGCAGAGTTTTTTCTATTAATCAGATTTATGAGAACATTTGGAATGAAGAAGCAATCGCAGCAGATAACACGGTAGCTGTTCATATTCGCCATATCAGAGAAAAGATTGAGATCAATCCCAAAGAGCCACGCTACCTCAAAGTAGTATGGGGACTTGGGTATAAAGTGGAAAAGATCTGAATTTCTGCTATGGAAAGTGGATAATCCCGGCACTTCCGGAAGGGCATTTATACAGAAAGGAAATGGGGT contains the following coding sequences:
- a CDS encoding phosphohydrolase, whose amino-acid sequence is MSVMNTYSGRKFDPMKIAPEDVYLEDIAHALSLVCRGGGQIRWFYSVGQHSINCAHEALARGWSDRMALACLLHDASECYISDVIRPVKVHLQNYLEIESMIMDAIWEKFHLDDLTDEENQKWKQIDNEILELELKTLMKGEKDREIIPLSSTPDLSERTFSSVEKEFKELALELFQKLS
- the rplA gene encoding 50S ribosomal protein L1, giving the protein MKRGKKYVEAAKAVDRATLYDTAEAISLVKKSAVAKFDETIEVHIRTGCDGRHADQQIRGAVVLPHGTGKKVRVLVFAKDAKAEEAKAAGADYVGAEDLIPRIQNEGWLDFDVVVATPDMMGVVGRLGRVLGPKGLMPNPKAGTVTMDVTKAINDIKAGKIEYRLDKTNIIHVPIGKASFTEEQLSDNFQTLIEAIVKARPSTLKGQYMKSIVLTPTMGPGVKVNPAKFA
- a CDS encoding helix-turn-helix domain-containing protein is translated as MKKKNTDGLQQELMDSPDLTQFLSQNQEQFVNKNVAELLNHLFEKKNISKAALAKQAGMSEIYLHQIFAGRRNPSRNRLLCLCYGLNASVEETQELLRRCGKAQLYPKLKRDAIIYYGLLHKLDLFEINDKLFDENEETLF
- the rplK gene encoding 50S ribosomal protein L11, which codes for MAKKVTGYIKLQIPAGKATPAPPVGPALGQHGVNIVQFTKEFNARTADQGDLIIPVVITVYADRSFSFITKTPPAAVLLKKAANIKSGSGVPNKTKVAKVTKAQIQEIAELKMKDLNAASLEAAMSMISGTARSMGIEVVD
- a CDS encoding serine/threonine protein kinase, translating into MNIYDSLLGAVHSEYDVLMLIKKSERGEVSLVRHRDSGTRYIFRHFYGNSEVYQKLLNVSCPNLPQIMEVGEKDGKTALLEEYVQGDTLSEILEGGLLTIAESKQIARQLCSALWVFHSMGVVHRDVKPDNVIIRGKEAVLIDFDASRIYKSTIQEDTQILGTTGFAAPEQYGLSQSDGRADIYALGVLLNIMLTGEHPSRKLAGGRMGRIVQRCTMVNPSKRYKNILHLLEVL
- a CDS encoding D-alanyl-D-alanine carboxypeptidase family protein: MADKKRRNTPNTGNKRNNGRRKKKGRLKGLIAAELIVVVVLVMIVGHNLGLGTGITNFVNSIRKPAVEELDITGINSPYAVLMNAKSGKVIGDINGEEQMYPASMTKIMTTILAIENLKDLNQEITITNDMVADLYVQDAMQAGFQPNETVKAIDLLYGVMLPSGAECCVALADTVAGSVSDFVTLMNEKAEKLGMTGTHFSSISGLHREDHYSTAKDIALLLRYAIKNDTFREIIESPYHSTSGTNIHPDGITFYSTMFKNLSDTSVIDGEIKGGKTGYTSQAGHCLASFAEIDGVEYILVTAGAPGTGNPHIDDAVKLYNRLGESSSVLYGR
- the nusG gene encoding transcription termination/antitermination protein NusG, with protein sequence MSEAKWYVVHTYSGYENKVKANIEKTIENRHLEDQILEVRVPLQEVVEMRNGAAKQVQKKMFPGYVLLNMVMNDDTWYVVRNTRGVTGFVGPGSKPVPLTEEEMLPLGIKNDDIQVDFAEGDMVVVTAGAWKDTAGVITAISTQKQTVTINVELFGRETPVEISFADIKKA
- a CDS encoding zinc ribbon domain-containing protein, translating into MSKKCIKCGEILPDDASFCPHCTTVQTEKKEIKTPRKWRKKAVIGVAVLAVAAVIGIAFSIYHRPKTYEGGAQITYTDKGKSYKVLLSFSEEGGMTGHAQGERTDTLSEGMNSALPCQLYVLNKDTGELAGEDFSKEVESCKVDTKPSEGSQKMEYVEPVYNESFPNAAYVSDINYVSDSGTNDIQWTLTMKNGDTIFLSTRLTIEKQPAVSYYPEDTPMETTEELNALLASIEEEVPSDTPVYLHLPAVTYDGDITFGDHVWGISGSKDGDAVTTFTGTVSIKGHDGNYADLSGINFEGEGGIGLDAYCLVLLTDCNFTGWDTAAVAQNGAWVNAMECTFANNTVGLKFNTSMAYGTAPNYVNNTFTDNGTAVCIDSLPGNEVIDFAGSVFSGNDADIENKADHAVDTAKATFE